Sequence from the bacterium genome:
GGTCTAATCCCCTGGTTCATCCGGAGTTTGAACAGACGGTGTCTGAGGTTGGGCAGATTGGGCAATATGGATAGCCGCTCGTAGAAGTCGGCCATTTACCCAAGCGGAAATGCACGCATCCCCTTCTCGAAAAGCATGAAACTTTCCATTTTGATCGATAAAACCAATTCCGGGGGTATTGCCCCAAACAATCTCATCATTATTCAAAGCCTTTTGTGTTTTATCACTTGTTACGGTAAATTGGCAACTTCCACCAATCTGCAGAGTAGCCTCGGCGGGTGTGATAGAAAACTCATCTTCAAGAGTATTAGCCCTAATCGGGGCAAGAACGGTAATAAGGTTGGAAATCGCACGCTCAGAGCCATCGGATGGATTGTTGATAATCGAACCGCGGGCAATCAACTCGGTTGAACCTCCGCCATCTAGATTAATAGCATTCACAACCCCTAATCCGAGCATATAACGAGCCAGATCATCGAGTGACATGCCTTTACTCATCGACTGCCGCCCATCGACTGCCAGTAGGATAAGCGCTCCCCCTTCCGTCACCCCAACAGCGCTTCGCGGATGACGATTTTTGTAAAACTTAGCTTCGAAACCTTGAGCTTCAGCATCGACAAAGACTTTGCCGTCTTTCACTAGCCACGGCCCGCCGCCGATTACTTCTTGGCACGACTTCCAAGACACTTCTTCATCAACTTGCATCCTGAGTTCGAGCTTAGCTCCCGCAGTAGCATGTTCACGAAGAAATTGAGAAGCAAGCCCTGTCGCAACCAATACCGCCCCTTGCTTTGGAATCACTGCCTCCATCACCTCTTGAGAATAGGTCCCGACCGTGCACGAAATCGTGCTTCCCACCGTAGGCGGTTTGCTCATGACAGGGATAGTGACTTTATCGATTAGAAAATTGGTTACAAGCCGAGTTCCAAAGATTGGGGTGAGGAGTATCGCCTCATCCCTTTTTGGAGTGCGATTGAGACCACCAAGGGGATAGGTAGACCCATCCGAAGCAACGATGACGGCATTCCATTTAGGCACTCCCATCACAACTTTACCGGCTGAATTCCACCCAACAGCCACTCGCCCCGGGTATGGTTCGCTAATAATTGTGTTACCGCGCACACAGAATCCTAACGGGTCACCGGTGTAGGGGAAGAAATCACCATTAATTGCCG
This genomic interval carries:
- a CDS encoding phosphodiester glycosidase family protein, translated to MTTRKIYFGILLLIASICAWGQVTSKGLGSGVLLFQDISSNPPIMAHWIRIDMRLGAQMTVELAQDQIIAEDPTKGREVLSSASGRHRAVAAINGDFFPYTGDPLGFCVRGNTIISEPYPGRVAVGWNSAGKVVMGVPKWNAVIVASDGSTYPLGGLNRTPKRDEAILLTPIFGTRLVTNFLIDKVTIPVMSKPPTVGSTISCTVGTYSQEVMEAVIPKQGAVLVATGLASQFLREHATAGAKLELRMQVDEEVSWKSCQEVIGGGPWLVKDGKVFVDAEAQGFEAKFYKNRHPRSAVGVTEGGALILLAVDGRQSMSKGMSLDDLARYMLGLGVVNAINLDGGGSTELIARGSIINNPSDGSERAISNLITVLAPIRANTLEDEFSITPAEATLQIGGSCQFTVTSDKTQKALNNDEIVWGNTPGIGFIDQNGKFHAFREGDACISAWVNGRLLRAAIHIAQSAQPQTPSVQTPDEPGD